A window of Campylobacter cuniculorum DSM 23162 = LMG 24588 contains these coding sequences:
- a CDS encoding polysaccharide biosynthesis/export family protein → MKNILILLLGFIFCFGAVDISQIVSPENNAPSYEQNMSSSYPAQNTENSENNVTYMRNSSTIAVFGSHLFNGNFRNFTQKLYNPDYKIAVGDQISLKIWGAVEFTQVLVVDSQGNIFIPKVGAINLLGVKNSALVSVIKAQVNKIYKNNVFVYADMNAYQNVSVFVTGSVNAPGLYEGLSSDSIIQYLDKAGGINLEYGSFRDIKILRNNAVVKKIDLYDFLLKGQMELFAFRSGDVVLVGNVQKYAFVSGDVQKPFRFELGEDIKTLSDLAVVCGAKPIVTNAVVRTYAPNHKLDVVAYNKIDFSKALLRTGDEVEFRPEYVSQNISVIVDGEHDGLKTLVVKKGTTLEDVSNLIMPNARSDMNALQIYRKSVAKTQKELIAAQLRELETLALTSSAVNSEQAAIRATQAKTILEFIERAKQVEPKGQIVIDNTKAYKSIVLEDGDIINVPSKNNLVIVQGEVSLPGAFVYMNKENLKYYIDLAGGYSERADTSKILVIRINGKAEKYRGSIDMKPGDSILVLPKVDSQNLQIFGMITQILYQIAIATNVVLNI, encoded by the coding sequence ATGAAAAACATATTAATTTTATTATTAGGTTTTATTTTTTGTTTTGGAGCGGTTGATATTTCGCAAATTGTTTCACCTGAAAACAATGCTCCAAGTTATGAACAAAATATGAGCTCGTCATATCCAGCTCAAAATACAGAAAATTCAGAAAATAATGTAACTTATATGAGAAATTCCAGCACAATCGCTGTTTTTGGTTCTCATCTTTTTAATGGAAATTTTAGAAATTTTACTCAAAAACTTTATAATCCTGATTATAAAATTGCGGTTGGAGATCAAATCAGTCTTAAAATTTGGGGAGCCGTAGAATTCACTCAAGTTTTAGTTGTGGATTCTCAAGGCAATATTTTTATCCCAAAGGTTGGAGCCATTAATTTATTAGGCGTGAAAAATAGTGCTTTGGTTTCAGTGATTAAGGCTCAAGTTAATAAAATTTATAAAAACAATGTCTTTGTTTATGCGGATATGAATGCTTATCAAAATGTCAGTGTTTTTGTAACAGGAAGCGTCAATGCTCCCGGACTTTATGAGGGTTTAAGCTCGGATTCTATCATTCAGTATTTAGACAAAGCAGGGGGAATTAATTTAGAATATGGAAGTTTTAGGGATATTAAAATTTTAAGAAATAATGCAGTGGTTAAAAAAATCGATTTGTATGATTTTTTACTCAAAGGACAAATGGAACTTTTTGCTTTTAGAAGCGGAGATGTGGTTTTAGTGGGCAATGTGCAAAAATACGCCTTTGTGAGCGGAGATGTGCAAAAGCCTTTTAGATTTGAATTGGGTGAAGATATAAAAACTTTAAGTGATTTGGCTGTGGTTTGTGGAGCAAAGCCCATAGTAACAAATGCCGTGGTGAGAACTTACGCACCTAATCACAAGCTTGATGTTGTTGCCTATAATAAAATTGATTTTTCAAAAGCACTTTTAAGGACAGGCGATGAGGTTGAATTCAGACCCGAATATGTTTCACAAAATATTAGCGTTATCGTAGATGGGGAGCATGATGGTTTAAAAACCTTAGTGGTAAAAAAAGGGACGACTTTAGAAGATGTTTCAAATCTTATCATGCCAAATGCAAGATCGGATATGAATGCCTTGCAAATTTATCGAAAAAGCGTCGCAAAAACTCAAAAAGAGCTTATTGCTGCACAGCTTAGAGAGCTTGAAACCTTAGCTTTAACAAGTTCAGCGGTTAATTCAGAACAAGCCGCCATTCGTGCAACTCAAGCAAAGACCATTTTAGAATTTATAGAAAGAGCCAAACAAGTTGAACCTAAAGGACAAATCGTTATTGATAACACAAAGGCTTATAAAAGCATTGTCTTAGAAGATGGAGATATTATCAATGTGCCGAGTAAAAACAATCTTGTCATTGTGCAAGGCGAGGTTTCATTACCCGGTGCTTTTGTTTATATGAATAAGGAAAATTTGAAATATTATATTGATTTAGCAGGAGGATACAGCGAAAGGGCTGACACTTCAAAAATTTTAGTCATACGCATTAATGGTAAGGCTGAAAAATATCGTGGAAGTATTGACATGAAGCCCGGAGATTCCATACTTGTTTTACCAAAAGTTGATAGTCAAAACTTGCAAATTTTTGGTATGATTACGCAAATTCTCTATCAAATTGCAATCGCAACAAATGTTGTGCTTAATATATAA
- a CDS encoding KpsF/GutQ family sugar-phosphate isomerase, translating into MFDGVEIAKRVFEIESKVIADLAKNLNEDFNKTIELILSIKGRCILSGMGKSGHIATKIAATLASTGTPSFFMHPSEALHGDLGMLTSNDILIAISNSGETEELLRIIPAIKRCKIPLVVMSGNNQSTLAKQADAFLNIFVEKEACPLQLAPMSSTTATLAMGDAIAAALMKIRKFKPKDFALFHPGGSLGRKLLTKVEDLMVSSHLPIVNPQTEFNDLISIMTSGKLGLCIVLEQDKLVGIITDGDLRRALKSNNKPRFDFKAKEIMSTNPKIVDANSMLSEAEEIMLKHNIKEIVVQKEDKVVGVIQLYAIGKI; encoded by the coding sequence ATGTTTGATGGAGTTGAGATTGCTAAGAGAGTTTTTGAGATTGAATCTAAGGTTATAGCTGATTTAGCTAAGAATTTAAACGAGGATTTTAATAAAACTATAGAACTTATTTTGAGTATTAAGGGACGTTGCATATTAAGCGGTATGGGAAAATCAGGACATATTGCGACAAAAATCGCTGCAACCTTAGCAAGCACGGGAACTCCAAGCTTTTTTATGCATCCAAGTGAAGCCTTGCATGGGGATTTGGGTATGCTTACTTCTAATGATATTTTAATCGCTATTTCAAATTCAGGTGAAACTGAAGAGCTTTTAAGAATCATTCCAGCGATTAAAAGATGTAAAATTCCCCTTGTAGTGATGAGTGGAAACAATCAATCCACTTTAGCAAAACAAGCCGATGCCTTTTTGAATATTTTTGTTGAAAAAGAAGCTTGCCCCTTGCAACTTGCTCCGATGTCCTCTACAACAGCGACTTTAGCAATGGGAGATGCCATTGCAGCTGCCTTGATGAAAATAAGGAAATTTAAACCTAAAGATTTTGCTTTGTTTCATCCGGGGGGAAGTTTGGGACGCAAACTTTTAACTAAGGTTGAAGATTTGATGGTTTCATCTCATTTGCCCATCGTCAATCCTCAAACCGAATTCAATGATTTAATCAGCATAATGACAAGTGGAAAATTAGGACTTTGTATAGTTTTAGAACAGGATAAACTTGTGGGTATTATCACAGACGGGGACTTAAGAAGAGCTTTAAAATCAAATAATAAACCAAGATTTGATTTTAAAGCCAAAGAAATTATGAGCACAAATCCTAAGATTGTCGATGCAAATTCTATGTTGAGTGAAGCAGAAGAGATTATGCTTAAACATAATATCAAAGAAATTGTCGTGCAAAAAGAAGACAAGGTCGTTGGTGTCATACAGCTTTATGCGATAGGAAAAATATAG
- a CDS encoding galactosyltransferase-related protein, translating into MVKYSIAIPLDLKLRPFDILRKVKDIIKRASDDIEIVFGHNDRNCWFDKYLKRLIKNKDNVKLASGNFYTKLVNMSLLRNKAVELCSCEFIYLMDVDCLFDKELSDSCIEELKSEKKTFIILPCLYLTPKGSRAIFHHSREEMFEKFISFRKDLFSSIASPSGGTIFLKKKDYLKLGGFDEDFVGRGGEDFEFMIKLALFHKAIEPTKDLMLNKFYKAPLLSEGFRKYLSFICLPYFFEKKVAFHIYHSRNRLLGYYRQYDKNSNLLQEKIAFKDDNLKAYGASLMAFYEELCHKYEIPLDKYAILFDSNKPKILSLSWFILFLKRL; encoded by the coding sequence ATAGTGAAATATAGTATTGCAATTCCTTTAGACCTTAAATTACGTCCATTCGATATACTTAGGAAAGTTAAAGATATTATTAAAAGAGCGAGTGATGATATTGAAATTGTTTTTGGACATAATGATAGAAATTGTTGGTTTGATAAATATTTAAAAAGGCTTATTAAAAATAAAGACAATGTCAAGCTTGCATCTGGAAATTTTTATACAAAACTTGTGAATATGAGTTTATTAAGAAATAAAGCTGTAGAGCTTTGTTCTTGTGAATTTATTTATCTTATGGATGTAGATTGTTTGTTTGATAAAGAATTAAGCGATTCTTGTATAGAAGAGCTTAAGAGTGAAAAAAAAACTTTTATTATTTTGCCTTGTTTGTATCTTACTCCTAAGGGCTCAAGAGCAATTTTTCATCATAGCAGAGAAGAGATGTTTGAAAAATTTATTTCTTTTAGAAAAGATTTATTTTCAAGCATTGCTTCGCCGAGCGGAGGGACGATATTTTTGAAAAAAAAGGATTATTTAAAACTCGGTGGTTTTGATGAAGATTTTGTAGGTAGAGGTGGAGAGGACTTCGAATTTATGATAAAACTTGCACTTTTTCATAAAGCCATAGAGCCTACGAAAGACTTAATGCTGAATAAATTTTATAAAGCCCCCCTTTTAAGTGAGGGTTTTAGAAAGTATTTAAGTTTTATTTGTTTGCCTTATTTTTTTGAAAAAAAGGTTGCGTTTCATATATATCATAGTAGAAATAGACTTTTAGGTTATTACAGACAATATGATAAAAATTCAAATTTGCTTCAAGAAAAAATTGCATTTAAAGATGACAATTTAAAAGCCTATGGAGCGTCTTTAATGGCATTTTATGAGGAACTTTGTCATAAATATGAGATTCCTTTAGATAAATATGCCATTCTTTTTGATTCTAATAAACCTAAGATATTGAGTTTATCTTGGTTTATACTTTTTTTGAAAAGACTTTAA
- a CDS encoding CDP-glycerol glycerophosphotransferase family protein has product MLRLSRENKKQIKIILDGIFKIYLKIFLNRFKPKKYQAYQKYVVISAVYNVEKYLKDYFNSIIHQRLDFKNNILLILVDDGSTDKSATIIKAYQKKYPKNIIYLYKENGGQASARNLGLKYLEQNLKESFKFLSKSNNKNLDSIDSSKLNTTSLNSLNSTLPFIPTWVSFTDPDDFLDRDCFYKVDKFLNKNKNENLVMIACNIIFYFEKFKIYKDNHPLNFKFKKTSILTNQNLNDFIQLHCASAFFFVQKILKQNIKFDEDLKPNFEDAKFVNEFLLENLKSQSVFLKTAKYFYRKRKDKSSTLDNKKESDLKQVLKLGYLLLLLLAEKKCFNIPNFIQNTIIYDLYWVIKDTINNPNKFNFHTIEERKKFFKLFDKIFSLIDAENILNFNVAGFSFFYKVGILHCFKNEYPSFHIAYIEDLDDKNEQILIRYFTPNDKDTESIKFDGVEIYADYKKIVKHCFLNRVFCYEKRLWVKMPQNAQKLEIFIKKEKSKIYFEEKELEGLTQIDQRMQESKVQRSKNDDLWLFVDMAFKADDNAEHLYRYIAKNHPEQNIIFALRKNSKDYERLQKEGFKLIDPKGLKFKYCLHKADKVISSHIDKYIFNAFGGDTLKTKDFIFLQHGVTKDNLSAWFNKRKIDCFITATKAEYKSIAKDYNEYKFSSKEVVLTGFARHDNLLKNNTTPLKQILIMPTWRQYLVGEIQSFGKRKKRDNFVQSKYYRHWKAFLDSKILRDLMQKYHYQIIFNPHPQIQPYFKDFELDSYIRLSEGSCLQKLFIESALLITDYSSVAFEMAYLKKPVLYYQFDKEEFFANHIYQQGYFSYEKDGFGAVSYTEEELLKELENLLAKDCKSDEPYKSRIENTFEFRDGKCCERIYKKIKDLS; this is encoded by the coding sequence ATGTTAAGACTTTCAAGAGAAAATAAAAAACAAATTAAAATTATCCTTGATGGTATCTTTAAAATTTATCTTAAAATCTTTTTAAACCGCTTTAAACCCAAAAAATATCAAGCCTATCAAAAATATGTTGTCATTTCAGCTGTGTATAATGTAGAAAAATATCTCAAAGATTATTTTAATTCTATAATCCATCAAAGACTTGATTTTAAAAACAATATTCTTTTAATCTTAGTCGATGATGGTTCAACGGATAAAAGTGCAACAATTATCAAAGCCTATCAAAAAAAATATCCTAAGAATATCATTTATCTGTATAAAGAAAATGGAGGACAAGCAAGTGCTAGAAATTTAGGTTTAAAATATTTAGAACAAAATTTAAAAGAAAGTTTTAAATTCCTTTCAAAATCAAATAATAAAAATTTAGATTCAATTGACTCTTCAAAGTTAAATACAACTTCACTCAATTCTTTAAATTCAACATTACCTTTTATACCTACTTGGGTGAGTTTTACTGACCCTGATGATTTCTTGGATAGAGATTGTTTTTATAAAGTCGATAAGTTTTTAAATAAAAATAAGAATGAAAATTTGGTTATGATTGCTTGCAATATCATATTTTATTTTGAAAAATTTAAAATATATAAAGATAATCATCCTTTAAATTTTAAATTTAAAAAAACCAGCATACTTACTAATCAAAATTTAAATGATTTTATACAGCTTCATTGTGCATCAGCCTTTTTTTTTGTGCAAAAAATTCTCAAACAGAATATAAAATTCGATGAGGATTTAAAACCAAATTTTGAAGATGCAAAATTTGTTAATGAATTTTTACTTGAAAACTTAAAATCACAAAGTGTTTTTCTTAAAACAGCAAAATATTTTTATAGAAAAAGAAAGGATAAAAGCTCAACTTTAGACAATAAAAAAGAATCAGATTTAAAGCAAGTTTTGAAATTAGGTTATCTTCTTCTTCTTCTTCTTGCAGAAAAAAAATGCTTTAATATTCCAAATTTCATTCAAAATACTATAATCTATGATTTATATTGGGTTATTAAAGACACAATCAATAATCCAAATAAATTTAATTTTCATACCATTGAAGAAAGGAAAAAATTTTTTAAACTTTTTGATAAAATTTTTTCTTTAATTGATGCTGAAAATATTTTAAATTTTAATGTGGCAGGATTTTCTTTCTTTTATAAAGTAGGAATTCTTCATTGTTTTAAAAATGAATATCCTTCTTTTCATATCGCCTATATAGAAGATTTAGATGATAAAAACGAACAGATTTTAATAAGATATTTTACTCCTAATGATAAAGATACAGAAAGTATCAAATTTGATGGTGTGGAAATTTATGCGGATTATAAGAAGATTGTTAAACATTGTTTTTTAAATAGAGTGTTTTGCTATGAAAAAAGACTTTGGGTAAAGATGCCTCAAAACGCACAGAAGCTCGAAATTTTTATAAAAAAAGAAAAGAGTAAAATTTATTTTGAAGAAAAAGAGCTTGAGGGTTTAACTCAAATTGACCAAAGAATGCAAGAATCTAAGGTGCAAAGAAGTAAAAATGATGATTTGTGGCTTTTTGTAGATATGGCTTTTAAGGCTGATGATAATGCCGAACATCTTTATCGATATATTGCTAAAAATCATCCAGAGCAAAATATAATTTTTGCATTAAGGAAAAATTCAAAAGATTATGAAAGACTTCAAAAAGAAGGATTTAAGCTTATAGACCCTAAAGGTTTGAAATTTAAATATTGTCTTCATAAAGCGGATAAAGTCATTTCTTCTCATATCGATAAATATATTTTTAATGCTTTTGGTGGGGATACTTTAAAGACTAAAGATTTTATTTTTCTTCAACATGGGGTTACTAAAGATAATCTTTCAGCTTGGTTTAATAAACGCAAGATTGATTGTTTTATCACTGCAACAAAAGCAGAATATAAAAGCATAGCTAAGGATTACAATGAATACAAATTTAGCTCTAAAGAGGTTGTTTTAACAGGATTTGCAAGACATGATAATCTTTTAAAAAACAATACAACTCCTTTAAAACAAATTCTTATTATGCCAACTTGGAGGCAATATTTAGTCGGTGAAATACAAAGTTTTGGAAAAAGAAAAAAGAGAGACAATTTTGTCCAAAGCAAATATTATAGACATTGGAAAGCTTTTTTAGACAGCAAAATTTTAAGAGATTTAATGCAAAAATATCATTATCAAATCATTTTTAATCCTCATCCTCAAATTCAACCTTATTTTAAAGATTTTGAGCTCGATTCTTATATTAGATTAAGTGAAGGTTCTTGTTTGCAGAAGCTTTTTATAGAAAGTGCTTTGTTGATAACTGATTATTCTAGTGTGGCTTTTGAAATGGCATATTTAAAAAAACCCGTGCTGTATTATCAATTTGACAAAGAAGAATTTTTTGCAAATCATATTTACCAACAAGGTTATTTTTCCTATGAAAAAGATGGTTTTGGAGCAGTGTCTTATACAGAAGAGGAGCTGCTTAAAGAGCTTGAAAATTTACTTGCAAAAGATTGTAAGAGTGATGAGCCTTATAAAAGCAGGATAGAAAATACCTTTGAATTTAGAGATGGTAAATGTTGTGAGAGAATTTATAAAAAAATCAAAGATTTATCATAA
- a CDS encoding SLC13 family permease, whose translation MILGIICAFLASFYLGASFKVSALIGIIALLVTLWTNKALPLGVVSLLPIILFPSFGILDTKTATANYGNPIIFLFLGGFMLATATEKIGLHKIIAKKFLSFFPKTPKGVISALGFASAALGTALSNSTVAILLLPIALSITKDYFLKLRFLLAVAFGASISGITTPIGSPPNLIFLGFLENLGFEGISFTTWIFMMLPLTLLMLYAMIKILSFNTKSHSMEVNLFENEEFTFAHKRLTFFLLVLLVILFINSPIKPFYSGLGLNENVILLAFGLLMFVPKIGFLDWDDSKSIPYELIFLFGAGFCIAKAFAGTELSKAFEGFFSQFSSLPFIVFLFLACVSAIIATGFLSTTALIAILLPIVYTATQSFLEGKEPTITMLAITICASFSFMIPISTPPNAIVFAKGNIKAWDMIRFGFMLSVVGIVAVTLFSYVYWRWFLGV comes from the coding sequence ATGATTTTAGGCATTATTTGTGCTTTTTTGGCAAGTTTTTATCTCGGAGCGTCTTTTAAAGTTTCTGCTTTGATAGGCATCATCGCTTTGCTTGTAACACTTTGGACAAATAAGGCTTTGCCTTTAGGCGTTGTATCGCTTTTGCCTATCATTTTGTTTCCAAGTTTTGGAATTTTAGACACGAAAACTGCAACAGCAAATTATGGCAATCCTATTATTTTTCTATTTTTAGGAGGTTTTATGCTTGCCACAGCAACGGAAAAAATCGGTTTGCATAAAATCATCGCTAAAAAATTTTTATCCTTTTTTCCTAAAACCCCTAAAGGAGTGATTTCTGCTTTAGGATTTGCTTCAGCAGCCTTAGGAACAGCTTTGTCAAATTCTACGGTTGCAATCTTACTCTTACCCATTGCACTTTCTATCACAAAAGATTATTTTTTAAAACTTAGATTTTTACTTGCTGTAGCTTTTGGAGCAAGTATTAGCGGTATCACCACGCCCATAGGCTCTCCGCCAAATCTCATATTTTTAGGATTTTTAGAAAATCTTGGTTTTGAAGGCATCAGTTTTACAACTTGGATTTTTATGATGTTGCCGCTTACTTTGCTTATGCTTTATGCGATGATTAAAATCCTTTCATTCAATACAAAAAGTCATTCTATGGAAGTGAATCTTTTTGAAAATGAGGAATTTACTTTTGCACACAAACGTTTGACATTTTTTCTCCTTGTGCTTTTGGTGATACTTTTTATCAATTCTCCTATTAAACCTTTTTATAGTGGTTTGGGTTTAAATGAAAATGTCATACTTTTAGCCTTTGGTTTGCTGATGTTTGTGCCTAAAATTGGCTTTTTGGATTGGGACGATTCTAAGTCTATACCCTATGAATTGATATTTTTATTTGGAGCAGGATTTTGTATTGCAAAAGCCTTTGCAGGAACTGAATTGAGCAAAGCATTTGAGGGATTTTTTTCCCAATTTTCCTCTTTACCTTTTATTGTCTTTTTATTTTTAGCTTGTGTGAGTGCGATTATAGCGACAGGATTTTTAAGCACCACAGCCCTTATTGCTATTTTACTCCCTATCGTTTATACAGCCACGCAGTCCTTTTTAGAAGGTAAAGAACCCACAATCACTATGCTTGCGATTACAATTTGTGCGAGTTTTTCATTTATGATACCCATCAGCACACCTCCTAACGCCATTGTTTTTGCTAAAGGTAATATCAAGGCGTGGGATATGATACGTTTTGGTTTTATGCTAAGCGTTGTAGGGATAGTAGCTGTAACGCTTTTTTCATATGTGTATTGGCGTTGGTTTTTAGGAGTTTAA
- a CDS encoding methyltransferase domain-containing protein, whose protein sequence is MQKINYLERKQCVINQSELEIISKEKFPLFCGCTEKESDKDLICEEEIAISKEGVLQLKKLIPLDLLYKNGHDAGAIGALWEEHHKEFANFIMQNHPKNILEIGGGHGKLSQNCLEINPELKYTIIEPNSTKKHNNINYIDSFFKKENIEQNFDCIVHSHTFEHIYKPLDFLQDCFEVLTGGGGL, encoded by the coding sequence ATGCAAAAGATTAATTATCTTGAAAGAAAACAATGCGTTATCAATCAAAGTGAGCTTGAAATCATAAGTAAGGAAAAATTTCCTTTATTTTGTGGTTGCACTGAAAAAGAAAGTGATAAAGATTTGATTTGCGAAGAAGAAATTGCTATATCCAAAGAAGGAGTATTGCAATTAAAAAAACTTATACCGCTTGATTTGCTCTATAAGAATGGACATGATGCCGGTGCTATCGGGGCATTATGGGAAGAACATCACAAAGAATTTGCAAATTTTATTATGCAAAATCACCCTAAGAATATCTTAGAAATCGGCGGGGGACATGGAAAACTTTCTCAAAACTGCCTTGAAATTAATCCTGAATTAAAATATACAATCATAGAGCCAAATTCTACAAAAAAACACAATAATATAAATTATATTGACTCATTTTTCAAAAAAGAAAATATTGAACAAAATTTTGATTGCATTGTGCATTCTCATACCTTTGAACACATCTATAAACCTTTGGATTTTCTACAAGATTGCTTTGAAGTACTGACGGGGGGGGGGGGATTATGA